From one Melioribacteraceae bacterium genomic stretch:
- a CDS encoding copper-translocating P-type ATPase has protein sequence MDEHNHKDSGHEHHPHNKEPEKHTHHKKHDEHDMQEHNKKQNGHDHGGHDKHAGHSVEGFLKKFIINTIVTIPVLALSHMIQQWLGFELTFIGDKYVLSALATFIFFYGGFPFLKGLYDEVRTKSIGMMTLIGVAITAAWAYSFAVTLGLTGMDFYWEMATLIDIMLLGHWLEMKSVKSASRALELLVKMMPSNAHLVLNGEMKDVPVEDLKENDIVAVKPGEKIPVDGVVIDGESHLDESMLTGESKPVKKKKDDHVIGGSVNGNGSLKIKVLHTGKDSYLNKVIKLVEDAQKVKSKTQNLADRAAKILTFVALIGGVITLIVWLALGFEFVYALERMVTVMVISCPHALGLAVPLVVAISTTMSAKKGLLIRNRTAFENARLINTIVFDKTGTLTKGSHELSGIIVIDNQYDEKELLKFASGIEKHSEHYIARGFMNKIKEEGIKVPESEKFDSIPGKGIEGIVEGKEIKVVGPNYLKEKEIEIPDSAKNATAATIVYILISNKLVGYFTFADQIREESFDAIKTLKSEGIKNLLLTGDNEKVAKKVSDELKMDGFMANVLPHQKLEKVKELQNNGEFVAMTGDGVNDAPALAQADVGIAVGSGTDVAAETADIILVNSNPKDIADLILFGRATYKKMMQNLVWATGYNIIAIPLAAGVLYNFGIVLSPAIGAVLMSMSTIIVAINAQLLKKSMK, from the coding sequence ATGGACGAACATAATCATAAAGACAGTGGTCATGAACATCATCCTCATAATAAAGAACCAGAAAAACACACACATCATAAGAAACATGATGAACATGATATGCAAGAGCATAACAAAAAACAAAATGGACATGATCATGGCGGACATGATAAACACGCCGGTCATTCGGTGGAAGGTTTTTTGAAAAAATTTATTATCAACACTATCGTAACAATACCGGTTCTTGCATTATCGCATATGATACAACAATGGCTTGGTTTTGAATTGACATTCATCGGTGATAAATATGTTTTGAGTGCTCTTGCAACTTTCATATTCTTTTACGGCGGATTTCCTTTCTTAAAGGGATTGTATGATGAAGTCCGAACAAAAAGTATCGGGATGATGACTTTAATTGGAGTTGCTATAACCGCAGCCTGGGCTTACAGCTTTGCAGTTACACTCGGACTTACAGGGATGGATTTTTACTGGGAGATGGCAACTTTGATTGATATTATGCTTCTCGGTCATTGGCTTGAAATGAAATCAGTTAAAAGTGCATCGCGTGCGTTGGAACTTCTAGTTAAAATGATGCCTTCGAATGCTCACCTTGTATTAAATGGTGAGATGAAAGACGTTCCGGTTGAAGATTTAAAAGAAAATGACATTGTAGCAGTTAAACCGGGAGAAAAAATTCCAGTTGACGGAGTTGTAATTGACGGCGAAAGTCACCTCGATGAAAGTATGTTAACAGGTGAAAGCAAACCGGTTAAAAAGAAAAAAGATGATCACGTTATCGGTGGTTCAGTCAACGGTAACGGTTCTTTAAAAATAAAAGTTTTGCATACAGGTAAAGACAGCTACCTCAATAAAGTAATAAAGCTCGTTGAAGATGCGCAAAAAGTAAAATCGAAAACTCAAAATCTTGCCGATCGTGCTGCAAAAATTTTAACATTTGTAGCTCTAATCGGTGGTGTTATCACTTTGATTGTATGGCTTGCACTTGGATTTGAATTTGTTTATGCACTGGAAAGGATGGTAACTGTTATGGTTATCTCATGTCCGCATGCACTAGGGCTTGCTGTGCCTTTGGTAGTTGCAATCTCAACAACAATGTCTGCAAAAAAAGGATTGCTTATCCGTAACCGCACTGCATTCGAAAATGCACGGCTAATTAATACAATAGTTTTTGATAAGACCGGAACTTTAACTAAAGGTTCACACGAATTATCTGGAATAATAGTGATTGATAATCAATATGATGAGAAAGAACTCCTCAAATTTGCATCAGGAATTGAAAAACACTCTGAACATTATATAGCAAGAGGATTCATGAATAAAATTAAAGAAGAAGGAATTAAAGTTCCTGAATCCGAAAAATTCGATAGTATTCCGGGCAAAGGCATTGAAGGAATTGTTGAAGGTAAAGAAATAAAAGTTGTTGGACCAAATTACCTAAAAGAGAAGGAAATTGAGATACCGGATTCTGCGAAAAACGCAACCGCAGCAACAATCGTATATATCTTGATTAGTAACAAACTTGTCGGTTATTTCACATTTGCAGACCAGATACGTGAGGAATCTTTCGATGCAATAAAAACTCTAAAGAGCGAGGGAATTAAAAACTTATTACTTACTGGTGATAATGAAAAAGTTGCGAAGAAAGTCAGTGATGAATTAAAAATGGATGGATTTATGGCAAATGTCCTGCCTCATCAAAAACTTGAAAAAGTTAAGGAACTTCAGAACAATGGTGAGTTTGTTGCAATGACAGGCGATGGTGTAAATGATGCACCTGCACTTGCACAGGCAGATGTTGGTATAGCTGTTGGTTCGGGAACTGATGTGGCTGCCGAAACAGCCGATATAATTCTTGTAAACTCAAATCCGAAAGATATAGCTGATCTTATTTTATTCGGCAGAGCGACTTATAAAAAGATGATGCAAAACCTAGTCTGGGCTACAGGTTATAATATTATTGCTATTCCTTTGGCTGCAGGTGTGTTGTATAACTTTGGAATAGTTTTAAGTCCGGCTATCGGAGCAGTATTAATGAGCATGAGTACTATCATCGTTGCAATTAATGCTCAGCTATTAAAAAAATCAATGAAATGA
- a CDS encoding efflux RND transporter periplasmic adaptor subunit, translated as MKTIFKNRIFQFFLVLSAGLLIGWFLFGGNNSETHLHNNEVAEETIWTCSMHPQIRQNEPGKCPICGMDLIPLSNNNQEVQNNFTYSMSPEAAALANVQTKKVTYNIPEYEIALTGKVFPDERKLVSITADFSGRIEKLFVDFTGQTVQKDEKLGTIYSPELVSAQKELLEAAKNKESNPSIYSAVKEKLRLWKMTEKQISYIESAGEVFTELDIYADVSGIVTKRNISTGDYTNKGDILFEIADLSSVWIMLDAYESDLPWINLGSKVNFNVASLPGKEFSSTVTFVDPLINLQTRTASVRTETSNPGLLLKPGMFVNAILKSTSSNLTMSRNSGSKSLMIPKTSVLWTGKRSVVYVKTPRAESPTFEMREVILGPQAGNNYIVEKGLTDGEEIVVNGVFAVDAAAQLSGKHSMMNQPESKRLEVNNTFKTQLTDVVNNYFLLKNAFVESDVAKVKKEAQKVNRSLKNVNMSLLEDEPHHQWMEIENNVSSSLSSVIETNEIEEQRKHFEIVSEALIKATELFGVNIDWVYVQYCPMAFDDKGAYWLSESEEIRNPYFGDMMLTCGEVTKKISAIDSYKTSEEKTNRQSEHQH; from the coding sequence ATGAAAACAATATTTAAAAACCGGATATTCCAATTTTTTCTGGTGCTATCGGCAGGACTTTTAATCGGCTGGTTTCTGTTTGGCGGCAATAATTCTGAAACTCATCTGCATAATAATGAAGTTGCTGAAGAAACAATATGGACTTGCTCAATGCATCCACAAATTAGGCAAAATGAACCGGGCAAATGTCCAATCTGTGGAATGGATTTGATTCCCCTATCCAATAATAATCAAGAGGTTCAAAATAATTTTACTTATTCAATGTCACCGGAAGCAGCAGCTTTAGCAAATGTCCAAACAAAAAAAGTAACTTACAATATTCCTGAATATGAAATAGCATTAACAGGTAAAGTATTTCCCGATGAAAGAAAACTTGTTTCAATAACTGCCGACTTTTCCGGTAGAATTGAAAAATTATTTGTTGATTTCACCGGGCAAACAGTACAAAAAGATGAAAAACTAGGAACGATCTATTCACCTGAATTAGTAAGCGCACAAAAAGAACTTCTTGAAGCTGCAAAGAACAAAGAAAGCAATCCTTCTATTTATTCAGCAGTTAAAGAAAAGCTTCGTTTATGGAAAATGACAGAAAAACAGATTTCTTATATTGAATCTGCAGGCGAAGTATTTACAGAATTAGATATTTATGCTGATGTTTCCGGGATTGTCACAAAAAGAAATATTTCAACTGGAGACTATACAAATAAAGGAGATATTCTTTTTGAAATTGCAGACCTGAGTTCTGTATGGATTATGCTTGATGCTTATGAAAGTGATCTTCCTTGGATTAATCTTGGAAGTAAAGTGAATTTTAATGTAGCTTCGCTACCCGGTAAAGAATTTAGTTCGACTGTTACATTCGTTGATCCGTTAATCAATCTTCAAACAAGAACAGCTTCTGTAAGAACCGAAACCAGTAATCCCGGTTTATTGTTGAAGCCGGGCATGTTTGTTAATGCAATTTTGAAATCAACTTCATCAAATTTAACAATGTCCAGGAACAGTGGATCAAAATCATTGATGATTCCTAAAACATCTGTGTTGTGGACTGGCAAGCGTTCGGTAGTTTATGTAAAAACACCAAGAGCCGAATCCCCTACTTTTGAAATGCGTGAAGTAATTTTAGGTCCACAAGCCGGGAATAATTACATAGTCGAAAAAGGTTTAACCGATGGTGAAGAAATAGTTGTTAATGGAGTCTTCGCCGTCGATGCTGCAGCGCAGCTCAGTGGCAAACATAGTATGATGAATCAACCTGAAAGCAAACGTCTTGAAGTTAATAATACATTCAAAACACAATTAACAGATGTTGTAAATAATTACTTTCTTCTTAAAAATGCCTTTGTAGAAAGCGATGTGGCTAAAGTAAAAAAAGAAGCACAAAAAGTTAACCGTTCTCTAAAAAATGTAAATATGAGTTTACTTGAAGACGAGCCGCATCATCAATGGATGGAAATAGAAAATAATGTAAGTAGTTCACTTTCTTCTGTAATAGAAACCAACGAAATAGAAGAACAAAGAAAACATTTTGAAATAGTTTCAGAAGCATTAATTAAAGCTACAGAATTATTTGGAGTTAACATTGATTGGGTATACGTTCAATACTGTCCTATGGCTTTTGACGATAAAGGTGCATATTGGTTAAGTGAATCTGAAGAAATAAGAAATCCATATTTTGGTGATATGATGTTAACTTGTGGAGAAGTTACAAAAAAAATTAGTGCAATAGATAGCTATAAAACTTCTGAAGAAAAAACTAACCGGCAATCGGAACATCAACATTGA